Within Wyeomyia smithii strain HCP4-BCI-WySm-NY-G18 chromosome 2, ASM2978416v1, whole genome shotgun sequence, the genomic segment CATTACGCGTAGTCTCATACTAGCGAGGAGATAAATCTAGATGGCCAATATTCGAACTTGTCAGCCTAGTTAAATTTGCAATTAGAGAAGTCCATTTCTGGGTGCTGGTCCATGAATCTGAAAATATTATCCGCATTAAATTGCTGTACCGTTAAAGCTCAATGCCAATAAACTTACTTCTTCAGCATATCTTGCTTCTTTTGCTCGTCACTAGTCGGCAGCCCCATCTCCTTTTGTCGCTGATCGAACATCATTTTCTCTACCATTCCGCGGGTGCTATCATCCAAATCGGCCAACTTGGAGGATTCTGGATTTATTTTGCGGGTGTTAATGGGTGGGTCCGTCAGCACAAGCTTTTCCCACCAACCCATCTGATTTACTTTGTCTAACGTTACAACAACCTCATTTTTATCTAAATGCCACAATGATTCCTCTACTTTCACCTCTGCGTGTAACTCTCCATCTATAATTGGCGGGTGTCCCTTCAGACCTACTTTCAACGATTTCCGTTGAATATTTACCACGACGTCTTTAGCTTTTATTGTGAATTTCACATTGAACGGTACTCTAAGTTCAAGTTCCTGCAGAGTTTGGGTCCACTTGTAATGTTCCAAGTCGCACCCATTGCCTCGGTTGGGCTTGATTTTACCCTTATCTTCAGGTTCTTCGTCTTCGTCTTTTTCCTCCGAATTTACAGGTTCAGAAGATGAAGAGGAGGCGGCTTCAT encodes:
- the LOC129722697 gene encoding nuclear migration protein nudC; translated protein: MPGEQEKFDNVLFSLAEQHPGGVPDLLATIAGFLNRKTDFFIGGEKGEWEKLVLKIFRKEAELAQEVARKKREEREAAERRRAEARKKKEEEEKQKPEQDENQSAAITELTDAEAEKLEKEIKQKKEGGLPNKSNDEAASSSSSEPVNSEEKDEDEEPEDKGKIKPNRGNGCDLEHYKWTQTLQELELRVPFNVKFTIKAKDVVVNIQRKSLKVGLKGHPPIIDGELHAEVKVEESLWHLDKNEVVVTLDKVNQMGWWEKLVLTDPPINTRKINPESSKLADLDDSTRGMVEKMMFDQRQKEMGLPTSDEQKKQDMLKKFMDQHPEMDFSNCKFN